Proteins from a genomic interval of Danio rerio strain Tuebingen ecotype United States chromosome 4, GRCz12tu, whole genome shotgun sequence:
- the cdkn1d gene encoding cyclin-dependent kinase inhibitor 1D (The RefSeq protein has 1 substitution compared to this genomic sequence) → MSVVRAACDHGLLKRQEEDIKPQTAVIRRNLFGPVDHQQLQQDFQRLFCMNVETAKQRWNFDFQRDQPVPGRVEWEELRCQDVPAFYRSSVVRPSVMKQMLDRESFARSSAATATEKFLELRRSCGGFRGTKPEKRMAAVLGVKRRQANITDFFRVTKRRFLHHKASGQ, encoded by the exons ATGTCTGTGGTGCGGGCTGCATGTGATCATGGGCTGTTGAAGAGGCAGGAGGAGGACATTAAGCCCCAGACGGCGGTGATTCGGCGTAACCTGTTTGGTCCCGTGGACcaccagcagctgcagcaggacTTCCAGAGGCTCTTCTGCATGAACGTAGAGACCGCCAAACAACGCTGGAACTTCGACTTTCAGAGGGACCAGCCTGTCCCGGGACGAGTCGAGTGGGAAGAGCTGCGCTGCCAGGACGTCCCGGCCTTCTACCGCAGCAGTGTGGTCAGGCCCAGTGTGATGAAGCAGATGCTGGATAGAGAATCCTTTGCTCGCTCCTCTGCAGCGACGGCCACGGAGAAATTTCTGGAGCTGCGAAGAAGCTGTGCCGGTTTTAGAGGAACCAAGCCTGAGAAGAGAATGGCTGCCGTTTTGGGGGTCAAACGCAGACAAGCAAACATCACAG ACTTTTTCAGAGTGACGAAAAGACGGTTTCTTCATCACAAAGCTTCAGGACAGTAA